CTAGTGCAATTCCGATAAGTTCATCCATATTTTCACCTAATTCACATGATTAGGTATTAGTATAAGCAAAGCAAAGGTTCTTATCCTTTAAAAAAGCAAAAACACCAGGTTCAATTCCTAGTGTTTTTTACTTAGTTTCTTTACCATCTCCACATGTGGAATTCCAGCATCCATAAATTCACCTGAAACCGTTACGTAGCCTAGCTTTTTATAAAATCCTTCCGCATGCGTTTGAGCATGCAGCTTAATCTTTTCAATCTCATGCTCTGCTGCGATCTCTTCTAACTTATCCATCAAAAGCTTTCCTACACCGTCTTTTCGATAAGAAGAAAGAACGCAGATTCGTTCGGCTTTTCCATAGTCCTCTACCATACGGAAGCGTCCTGCCCCAATTGGTGCATTTCCTTTGTATACAACTAAATGCAGGGCTTCGGAATCGTATTCATCGATTTCTTGCTCTACATCAACCTGCTGTTCTTCTACAAATACTTTTTGACGTACGAAGTAAGCATCAGAAGGATCTTGTTTGTTCGTTAGTACTTTGATGTTCACGTATCTTATCCCTTTCCAAGACGAAATGTTTCAAACACAGTCCATGTTTCATTTTCAAGCTGGTACATTAAATGAAAGCGATCAACTGTTTCTTCATGAGCGACATCTACAAGCTTCAACTGGCTATACACATCTAAGTGCTCATCATCTGAAAGTCGTTGACCAATTGTAATATGTGGAATAAATGAATACTCAGTTGGTTGTTCGAGATTGCCTTCATGAAGTTTATTGTAAAGTGACGTCAGTTCTGGCTTTTGTTCCACTTTTAAGTAAATAACGTTATTGGCTGGTGAAAATGAGCTTACTTTCGTTACATTTAATGTAAATGGATTTGTTTCTTCGGCAATTTTACGCAAATTAGCCGCAATTTCGTCAATTTGGTCTTCTGTAGCTTCAAAGACTTCTTTTAATGTAAGATGAGGCGGAATTAATGAATAGTGAGAATCATAGCGCTTTCGATAAGAATTCGCTACATCTTGCAATTTTTTAGATGGAAAAAGTACAACGCCAAATTTCATAAAAAATCCCTCCAAAGTAAGATCATAAAATATGTATAAAGCGAGCTTATTATAACAAATTTTCAAAAAATATGATATCTTTCTACTTCAACATATATTGAAGCGACCGCTTTACGTCTTTTTGCCAGTATTTCCACGTATGATTTCCATTAAATTCTTCGTAGAAAATAGAATATCCACGCTGCTTCATTTGTTCGTGCAACAGGCGGTTAGGCTCAATAAAGTTCAATATACCGTCTTGTGTTGTTTTGACATCCGTTTCTTCCGTTCCAATAACATGATACAAATCCAGAAGTGAAGGAGAAGCAAATGAGTTGACCGTTTGTAATACAGCATCGTTCACGAAAGGAGAATGCATAATTACTTTCCCGAACGTGTGAGGATACGCAATGGCCGTCAGCAGTGAAACTGTAGCAGCAAGCGAATCACCAATTAGAACACGCGATTTTCCCATTTGATATGTAGGATATGTTTTATCCAAAAATGGCACAAGTTCATGTGCTAAAAAGCGAATGTAAGCATCTACCTGCTTTCCTTCTGGATGATACTTATCGCGTCTGTCTTCCACGCTTTTATATGGAATTCCAACAAAAATAGTACGATCGATTTCTGACTCGTTCATTAAATCATCGATTAAACGAGGTGTACGTCCGTACATAACATAATCTTTTCCGTCTTGGGCGATAAGTAGAGAATACTTATAGAGCGTAGAATAGTTTGACGGCAAATAGACTAGTAACGTGACATCTTCTTGCAGTGCGTCACTATAAAAAGAAATTTCTTCTAACTTCCGCTTACTTTCTGACATGAATAATCGACTCCTATGCATTTGAATGAAAGCGTTACCTTTATTGTAACACATTTTCTAAAAATCGTTCTTTATTTTATTGTAACGAATTTTTTAGCGAATGACGAGAAAGAGGCATGCGTTGCTAAAAAAAGAGGTTGGGACGTAACGAAATGAATTTCATCCAAGCATGAACAATCTGGATATATAATCTGGGCAGCTTGCTCGGCCGCAGTTGATTTCCGTGCAAGACTCCGCTTTCCGCGGGCGGGCGGTGAGCCTCCTCGTCGCTTGTGCTCCTGCGGGGTCTCACCTGTTCCGCTGTTTCCGCAGAAATCTTCGCCTTGCCCTCCAACCAACTGATAGAAGGAATGAAACAGATAAAATCTGCGTCCACTTTAACAAAAAAAACGAATCATCAATCAAACAGTTTGATTGATGATTCGTTTTTTTGTTAATCTAATTTTTTCATCTTTTTAAACATATCTTTTTCTGCTTGAGTGGCTTTTTCTAGCGGTTTTTTCGTATATTCCTCTTCTTTTTCATCAATCGAAACCAATTCTGTGTCATTCTTTACATAACTTCGGATATTGCGAGCACCGAAATAGCCGTTTACATCTTTCAAAATAGGCTTGTTTTCTTTTTGATCATAAAGAGTATATGAATTCTCTTCTTTAACGATAGCATAGTGATTTCCTGCGAGCAGAGCCACAGCTTCTTTTTCGCTTTTTCCAAAAGTAGACATGAGAAACAGAACGATTAAGATGATAAAGAAAAGGGCTGTTGCGCCAATGAAAAATAATAATAAGCCTCTGCTAAATTTACTTTGTTTTTCTTCCACAGTAGACAAACCTCCTGATTCGATAATTTTATTATAGCAAGTAAATGTAATGAGCGCCTAAAGAGATATGTGACGAGTTTATGAACTCAGGCGGATGAACAAAAAAGGTTTTTAGCGGCTCTCATCGAATTTAGTATAAAGAGAGACAACAACTTGAAAAGGAGAGAGAGACATGACAGCGAAAAAAATCCCAACGAGCAAAGAAGTAGCAAAGGCAACATTTAATTTGCTGGAAGAGCGTGGCGTAACAGTTTTGGATATTGCTGAAATTGTGTATGATTTACAGCTTCCTTATCATCCAGCTCTAACCATTCAGGAATGCGCTGAAAGCGTAGAGAGAGTACTGCAAAAGCGAGAAATTCAGCATGCCCTTCTAGTTGGAATCGAACTTGATAAGTTAGCTGAGCAAAATAAATTATCAGAACCTCTTCAAAGTATTGTAGAACAAGACGAAGGGTTGTTTGGCGTTGACGAAACGATTGCTTTAGGTGCCGTTTTAACCTATGGCAGTATCGCTGTTACGACCTTTGGCTATTTAGATAAAGTAAAAGTAGGTATTATTGAAAAGCTGGACTGTAAAAAAGAAAAAGGAGTTAATACCTTTTTAGATGATTTGGTAGCGAGCGTAGCTTCTAGTGCGGCAAGTCGTTTGGCTCACCGTCAGCGTGATGAACAAGAACAGCTGCAAGAAGGCAATCCGGCTACGTAATAAACTTCTTTTAGTATGTATATAAGCTGCGTAAATTAACGCGTTAAAATGATTTAGTCTTTTATTTGAATAACGGAGGCTAGGCACGTAGGAGATACGTGCCTAGCCTGCGTTAATGGAACGATTTATGGCTGTAGTGAAGTAGTCATAAGATAGCTTAAGTTTTCCAGCCCAAGACTTTCATAAAAAGCACGTGCTTTTTCGTTAAATGCCCATACGGTAAGCTGGAGGTCATTTGCTCCTTTTTGTACAGCCCACTGTTTCGTAGCAGAAAAAAGACCTTTTCCTACCCCATAATTTTGAAAGCCTTTTTTTACACCAAAATATTGGATGTATGCTGTGTAGGAAAGCGGAGCTAACGTGGTGGGAGGGTTATATTTTAATTCAACAACAGACGCTCCAATAATTTGATTTCGATATTGAGCTACAAGAATATCAATGGTTGCATAATAAAGGGTAGCTTGATATTGTTCTGGAGATAAAACAGCCATTTGGTTATCAAACATAGAAGGGAGCGCATTTGCGTGGAGTTCTAGTGATTCCCCTAATATTTTATTTACTTCTGTATAATCATCTAGTTTTGCAGTGCGATAGATAATATCCATACACACTTCACCTACTTTTTAAAAGTTGTGCTTTATCATATGTAGCAACTTAGAAAATGTTAAATGAGAATGAAAACCTGAAAATTTTAAGTGAAGAACTGCACTAAACAGAGCATATATTTTATGCTCTGTTTGATGTTGTAGTTGAAGAATATATAAGGGCGAAACATTAAATTCTAGTTTCAGCAATAGCATCGCGTACTTTTTCAAGCGAGTGTTTAGAGGTGTCTTTATTCGCAATCATTACATTAACATACAAAGCATCAATGAGGCTTAGCTGTCCAATTCTCGAGGCGAGAGCTTCAGATCGATATTCGGTTTCTTCTGAACTTGTATAAAGAGAAACGTCAACGTTTTGACTTAATGGAGATTTAGGAAAACCCGTGATCCCAATCGTTTTGGCGCCGTTCGCTTTTGCTGTATTTAAAATGTTCATCGTGTCTTTATTTGTTCCAGAATGAGAAATCACTACCGCTACATCTTGTTTCGTCAATTGAGAAGCGGACATAAGCTGGAAATGGGAATCGATAAATGCAAACGTTTTAATTCCTGTTCGCACAAATTTATGAAAAGCATCCATAGCTACGACTGAAGAGCCTCCCGTGCCATAAAATTGAACTTTATCGGCCTTCATTAAAAGTTTGACGGCTTTTTCAATAGCATTGCCCTCTAGTATTTGTAATGTATTCTCAAGCGTTCGCACGTTGGAGCGAAAGATTTTTTCAGCGATCGTTTTTTCATTATCCGTTTCAGCAATTTCCTCGTGAATCTGCTGAATAGGCGTCATAATTTCAGCAGCCAGCGCTATTTTCATCGCCTGATAGCCCTTGAAGCCAATTCGTTTACAAAAGCGAAAGACTGTTGCATCAGCTACATTTAAATCGTCTGCTACTTCGTTAATGGTACTGTGAATAATTTGTTCCGGCTGTTCTAAAATATAATTTGCAATTTTTTTCTCTTTTTCACTGAATCTAGCATAGTGAGAACGAATTTTTCCTAAACAATTTTGCGTCATAACTGATGTTCCTTTCCACGAATTTAGTAGTAAAAAGAGTATAGCACAAAAATATGTGTGAAAAAAATTTTCTTGTAAACGATTGCAAAATGAAAAATAATTCGTATAATGGAGGTAATGTGAAATTTTTTTTCAAAGGGAGTTTATAAAATGAAAATTGGATTAATCGGTTTAGGAAAAATGGGATATAATTTATCATTAAATTTAATGGACAACCATCATGAAGTTGTAGCTTATGATGTGAATAAAGAAGCGGTAGAAAAACTTTCAAATGAAGGAGCAGCTGGTGCCTTTACTATTGAAGAGCTAGTCAACGAACTTCCCCCTTCACCTAAAGTTGTATGGGTTATGGTTCCGGCTGGAGAAGTAACGGAAAATGTGATTACAGAACTAAAAGACCTTCTGTCAGAAGGAGATATTGTAATAGATGGAGGAAACTCTAATTATAAAGAATCTGTTCGACGTGCTCAGGATCTTCAGGAAAAAGGTATTTACTTCTTTGATGTAGGGACAAGCGGCGGAATGGAAGGTGCAAGAAACGGAGCGTGTACAATGATTGGCGGAGATGCAGAAGCATTCCGTACAATTGAACCAATTTTTAGTGATATTTGCGTAGAAAATGGATTTATGTACGCAGGCAAAAGCGGAAGCGGTCACTTTTTAAAAATGGTTCATAATGGTGTAGAATATGGAATGATGCAATCCATTGCTGAAGGATTTGAAGTTCTGGAAAAAAGTCAGTTTGATTTCGACTATGAAGCCGTAGCGCGCGTTTGGAATAACGGATCTGTCGTTCGCTCTTGGTTAATGGAACTAACGGAAAATGCGTTTTCAAAAGATCCTAAACTAGATAGTATTAAAGGAGTCATGCAGTCTTCTGGTGAAGGGAAATGGACCGTAGAGACTGCCCTTGATCTTCAAACGGCAACTCCTGTTATTGCTTTATCGCTAATGATGCGCTATCGTTCATTAGAGGAAGATACATTTACAGGAAAAGTTGTAGCAGCACTTCGAAATGAATTCGGCGGTCACGGTGTTGTAAATAAGTAAAGTAGTAAAGTAGGGGGACAGCAGCATGAGCAAAAAATATGCAATAGGTGTAGATATCGGAACAACGAGTACAAAGTCTGTATTATTTTCAGTAGACGGTACAGTCATTGCTAACCATGGGATTGAGTATCCACTATACTCGCCTACGCCCGCGATGGCTGAGCAAGATCCTGAAGAAATTTTTCAAGCAGTTGTACGTACCATTCAAACGGTTGTAAAAACAAGCGATGTAAAACCTGAGGATATTTTATGCGTTTCATTCAGCTCAGCTATGCACAGTGTTATTGCCGTTGATCAGCAGGGAAAGCCGCTGACAAAATGTATTACGTGGGCCGATAATAGAAGTGCAGAATGGACGGAAAAAATTAAAAATGAATACAACGGCCATGAGATTTATTTACGTACAGGCACGCCTATTCACCCGATGTCGCCACTTTCCAAGCTAACATGGCTTTCTAATGAACAGCCTGAATTAGTGAAGGGAACACATAAGTTTATTTCAATTAAAGAATATGTATTCTTTAAGTTGTTTAACGAATATGTGATCGACTATTCGATTGCATCAGCAACAGGTTTATTTAATCTGAAAAATCTTGCGTGGGATGAAGAAGCATTAAAAGTAGCAGGTGTGACGACAGATCAGCTATCCACTCCTGTTTCAACTATGCATCAAGTGAAAGGGCTAAACACAGAGCTTGCAGTTGAGATGCACTTACTGCCGGATACGCCCTTTATTGTAGGTGCAAGCGATGGCGTATTATCAAACTTAGGTGTAAATGCGATTGAACCAGGCGTTGTTGCAGTAACAATTGGGACAAGCGGAGCTATTCGAGCAGTCACTGACAAGCCAGTAGTCGATCCTAAAGGTCGTATTTTCTGTTATGCGTTGACAGAAGACCACTGGGTAATTGGCGGCCCTGTAAATAACGGAGGCATGATTTTTAGATGGGCTCGTGATCAATTTGGAGCGTCGGAAGTCGAAACAGCTAAACGTCTTGGAAAAGATCCATATGAAGTATTAACGGATATTGCGGCTTTAGTGAAACCTGGAGCAGACGGCTTATTGTTTCATCCATACCTGTCAGGAGAGCGTGCGCCGCTTTGGGATGCAAATGCTAAAGGTTCGTTCTTTGGCCTAGGTTTGCATCATAAAAAAGAACATATGATTCGCGCCGTATTAGAAGGCGTTATTTTTAACTTGTATACGGTATTATTAGCACTTGAAGAGTTAATTGGAGAACCTACAAAAATTCAGGCAACAGGCGGATTTGCACGTTCCGCACTTTGGCGCCAAATGATGGCAGATATTTTTAACCAAGAAGTATCCGTGCCGGAAAGCTTTGAAAGTTCATGTCTAGGAGCAGTTATTCTTGGCTTATATAGCCTTGGCGAAGTCGACTCATTAAACGTTGTTTCCGATATGGTTGGAGCGACTAATCATCATTATCCAATCAAAGAAAACAGTGAAGTATATAAAGAGTTAACGACTATCTATATTCGTTTGGCTCGTTTATTTAAAGAAGAATACGAAAGCATTACGGCTTTTCAAAAAAAATACGTACATTAAGTTCAAAAATCATCGCTTGAAGCTTTCAGGCGATGATTTTTTGTGTGTTAGGTTATCTAACAACCAAAAGAGTTAACACTACACAATATATAAAAGTTCCCTCAAATAATGTTACAATTTGTCCAGTGTATCCCTGTTTCGCATTAAATATAATAAGGAATAACGTTAGTATTGATCACATACTAGAAGGAATCGTCACAAACGCCTTTATATTTCAGAAAATTCAAATAAAATTTGTTTTTTGAAATGAACTTATTTTATGAAAAGGGGTTTTATGGATGAAAACACAAATCGAGCAAGATGGAATTGTGACGCTCACAGATGAGACGCACAATCAGCTGAGCGGCAGCGATCTTTGGAATGAAGATTTACGTCCTACTACGATGAAAGAACATTCTTGGAAAGGAGTTAACTTTGCCACGCTTTGGATTGGGATGTGTCTGTGTATTCCAGCTTACACAATGGCGAGCGGAATGATGACGCTTGGAATGAACTGGTGGCAGGCAATTGGTACAATCTTTTTAGGAAATGTAATTGTTCTTATTCCTATTTTGCTTAATTCTCACGCTGGAACCAAGTTTGGCATTCCTTATCCGGTATTTGCCCGCCTGTGGTTTGGAGATAAAGGAGCACATATCCCAGCACTGGCTAGGGCTATTGTGGCTGCTGGATGGTTTGGAATTAATACATGGATTGGAACGGAAGCAATTGATACACTGCTAAGCGCTTCATTTTCATCTTGGAATGGTTTAGCTGGTCATACAGCCATTGTATTTGCTCTCTTTTGGCTTTTAAATGTAGGAGTGGCGTATAAAGGACCGCAAGCAATTAAAGTGTTAGGAGCGATTGCTGCTCCGGTTATTGGTATTTCAGCTATTATTCTTTTTATATGGGCTTATACAAACTCAGGAGGGTGGGGACCCATTTTATCTACGCCTTCTAAATTTACATCCACCGGAGAATTTCTAGCTGTATTTTTCCCTGCTTTAACCGGAGTCATTGCATTTTGGGCGACGCTCGCTTTGAACATTCCGGATTTTTGTCGATATGCTAGAAGCCAGAAATCCCAAATGGTTGCGCAAACCTTCTCCTTGCCGTTGACGATGAGTGTTTTTTCATTTATTGGAATTGCTGTTACCTCGGCAACCATCGTTATATTCGGAGAAGCTATTTGGGATCCAGTGGCGTTAGTAGCTAAATTCCCTCCGTTTATCATTTTCTTAGGAACAATCGTTATCGTGCTTTCTTCTTTAACGATTAATGTGGGAGCAAATATTGTGGCGCCGGCCCGTGCAATTGAGAATCTGAATCCAAAGAAAATCACGTTTGCGATGGGAGCGCTAGTAACCGGTATCTTTGCTATTTTGCTTCAGCCATGGTACATCATGTCTAATTTCGGGAATTATATCTTTGGATGGCTTGGAACATACGGAGCGCTGCTTGGTCCTATAGACGGCATCGCCATTGCTGACTACTGGCTTGTAAGAAGGAGACAGATGGCATTAAAGGATTTATACGAGGTAAACGGTCGCTATAGTTATTCAACTGGTTTTAATAAAAACGGTATTTATGCATTAGTAATTGGCGTGGCCATACCTGTTTTAGGCTTACTGATTCCTGGACTGCGCTTTTTATGGGATAATGCCTGGACATTTGGTCTATTCATTTCTATCATCGCCTATACGTATCTCATGAGAGGAGATAAAAGTGTATTAGCGCCGGGAGAATATGAAGAAATAACGTTAAAAACAAGCGAAAAACCAATTATCGACAGTCAAACCGCTGATCCCACCATCACTAAATAAATAAGATAAATCCAATCATTAACATGATTGGATTTTTTTATGAGTTGAAACTCTATGGAAGAAAATTGATAAAATTTTTTTGAGTTTTTTTATTGATTTAAGAATTTTTTTTTCATATAATTTAAGTAATAAAAAGATGAAATCGTTTTCTGATTTAATTAATGTAAACGATTTCGATAATTAAAACGTATTTTTTAAAAAATTAACAGGTTTAGAGCTTTTTTGCTACATAAAGAAAGCGTTTACTTAAGAGGAAGGTGGAAAGCAAGATGGATGCATACTTATTAGCTATTACGGTTGTCGCAATTGTTATTGTTATTGTAGGTGTTTCAGTTTTTAAATGGCATGCGTTTATCAGTTTAACGGTTGCGAGTTTGTTTTTAGCAATTGCTTCTGGGTTATCAATGGATAAAATTGTTGCCGCTTACGAAACGGGAGTGGGCGGTGTTTTAGGACACTTAGTAGGAATTTTAGCACTGGGAACAATTTTAGGTAAGCTGATGGCTGATTCAGGCGCTGGCATGCAGGTAGCGGATTATTTTGTAAGAATATTCGGTGTGAAAAGATTGCCGTGGGCAATGCTAGTAGCAGGTTTCATTATTGGTATTCCTGTTTTCTTCGAAGTAGGAATTTTAATCTTACTGCCTTTAGTTATTTCGATTCATAAAACAACAAAACAAAATATATTATTGATTGCTCTGCCAGTTATTGCAGGATTATCAATTGTTCACGGTCTCGTTCCTCCTCATCCGGGAGCGATGGCAGCTATTAGTATTTACGGAGCAAATACGGGGAAAGTGCTTTTATACGCGTTAATCATTTCAATTCCAGCAGCAGTTATCGCTGGACCAGTTTTTGCAAAATGGGTTAACAAACGAGTAATTCCAGAAGGAGAGCCGGATTTAATTCGTATCACGACAACATCTAAAGATCTTCCTGGTACAGGCGTTTCATTCTTTGTTATTTTACTTCCTGTTTTATTAATGGTTTTAGCAGCAATAGTGCCTATTATTAACGGATTGCCAAGCGGCGTAGTGAAGTTTGTAGAATTAATAGGAAGTCCATTAATTGCACTTTTAATTTCTTGTTTTGCAGCGTTTTACCTGCTTGGAAAACGTCAAGGTATGACAAAAGATGTGATTAAAAAACTAACGGAAGAATGCTTGCTTCCTGTAGGATCTATTGTCTTGATTATTGGTGCAGGCGGTGGCTTCAAACAAGTATTAATCGATAGTGGAGTAGGTACAACGATTGGTCAAATGTCTGAACATCTATCTCTATCACCACTTGTACTTGCATTTTTAATTGCTGGATTAATCCGTATCGCTACAGGTTCAGCAACAGTTGCATTAACAACAGCGGCGGGTATTGTTTCACCGATCATTGAGCACATGTCTGGTGTTAATTTAGAACTTCTGGTTATTGTTACGGGCGCGGGTTCACTAATGTTCTCTCACGTTAATGATGCTGGATTCTGGATGGTGAAGGAGTATTTAGGATTAACAGTAAAAGAAACGTTCAAAACATGGACTGTTCTGGAAACGCTTCTATCCTTTATTGCTTTTGCAGGAGCACTTATTCTAAATGCAATAATCTAAAAATAAGACTCTTTTACTCTATGTAAAAGAGTCTTATTTTTTTATGAAAGAAAAGAATTTACTAGAAAAATAATCAAAATATTTTATTTATTCGTTAAATTATGGCAAAATAGAAATAGAAGAACAATAGCTTCTAAGAAGGGAATGACAGAGAGTGAGTAATCAACTAGTATTTTTCACAAACTTTTCAGAAGGAAAATTAGATTCAGACGTTTCTTGGTATTGTCCACCAGCTCAATTTCAAATTGATACGGAAACGAATCGATTAGTGATTAAAACAGACGCTAAAACAGATTTTTGGCAGCGTACTCATTATGGCTTTGAAGCGGACAATGGACACTTTCTTTATCGTGAAGTAGAAGGCGACTTTGAAATCATGACAAAGGTGCATACATATCCAGTTAATCGCTACGATCAAGCAGGTCTCATGATTCGTGTATCAAAAGATACGTGGATCAAAACGTCAGTTGAATACAATCCCGATGGCCCTAACCAATTAGGAGCAGTCGTAACCAACCAGGGCTTCTCAGATTGGTCCAGTCAAAATTTTACTCAAAACAAATCAGCGCTTTATTTTAAAATTCAGCGCAAAAATGATGATTACACCGTTTGTTATTCAAGTGATGGAGATTCCTGGACTCAGCTCCGAATCGCTCACTTATTGCACTCATCCAAAGAACCTGTTCAAGTTGGGATTTACGCTTGTAGTCCTCAAGGAGAAGGATATGAGGCCCAATTTGATTTTATAAAAGTAGAAAAGCTTTAAACGAAAACCACGATTTAGTCACAGTTAAATCGTGGTTTTTATTTAGAGAGCACATTATCTAAAGGCTGTGTGGCAGCAGTGGGTGTCGATTGATTGTGTAAAGCAATTTTTTGTTTGAAATAGCTGATGACAAACCCTGTAATCGCAATGGACATAAAAGAGAAAATTCCTTTTGAAAATCCAATTGAATACATGCTCGACAGCACGACGAGGAAATCAAATGAAAAATTCACTTTTCCAGGATCCCAACCGAATTTTCGCTGCGCGAATAACGCTAGAATATTAGCACCCCCAAGAGAAGCTCCGTTCATAAATAAAATGGATAAGCCAAGACCGGCAATTAGTCCGCCCGTAACAGCACCCATCAGGCTGGGAAGTGTAAAAGCAGGAAGCAAGTGATCGAGTGAAGTGAGAAGTGATAGCAAAGACACTGATCCTATAGTTGTGACGGTAAATTTCCATCCCATTTGAAAGAAGGAAAAGAGATAAAAAGGAATATTAATGAGAAAAAAAATCACCGCAAACGACAAAGGAAGGGCATATGATAAGCTAAGAGACAGACCAGCTGTTCCCCCCGTCACTACGTGAGAGTGCCGCAAAATAAGAACACCAATACTTGCAATCGTACATCCAAGAATAATCCATAAAACTTTTTTCATAAATAAACCCCTTTGTTTGTTTTTTCGGAATTTTCATTTTCAATTATCTACTTTAATGATAGGATATTAAATAAAGAAAACACATGTATAAATGAAGGAAATAATACTTGTTCTGTTATCAACTTGAATAAAGATTTTATTTATTATATTCATTTTGAAAGGAAAGGTTTGTATGGATCAAATCGATGTACAATTATTGTCTATTTTGCAAAGAGACGGGCGTATGACGATTAGTGATTTATCAAAAAAGCTGGCTCTTAGCCGTCCAAGCGTATCAGAAAGGCTGCAGCGCCTTCAGGAACGAGGAGTGATACAGCGTTTCAGCGCTACGGTGTCTCCGAAAGCTTTAGGGAGAGATACACAGCTGTTTATTCAAGTAAGCGAATTAAAAAGAAAACCAGAGGAATTTGAAGACTTTATTGAGCAAAATGAAGATGTGCTTGAATGTCATCGCGTAACGGGACCGGTTTCTTATTTTATCAAAGCAGCCGTGTCTGGAATGGATGGACTTAGAATGCTCGTGGATGAACTGATTCCTTATGGAAATGTGAATACCTCAATTATTTTAAAGTCGCCTGTAGAAAACAGGATGATTACTCCTATACAAAAACCGACCCCATAAGAGGCCGGTTTTTTGTGTAAGGACATATTAATAAAACCCTTTAATAATATAAAAATGATTTTGCAAAATATCAGGAACTTCTTCTTCTGAAACGTTTCTTTTCGTCTTTTTTCCGCTGTCTGTTACAGTTAGTGTTTCACCAGAGAGGGTAATTCGCCCTGTAGGTGTTGCGATCGTAACAAGGCGTTTGTGTACAAACGGAGAATCAGCTGACGTTTGATTGAACTCACACATGGGAGTAAAGTCTGTCAGTTTCTTAGGAAGCGTAGACACACGGTACAGCGTTTTCCATACATCATCTTCCCATCGCTGCAAATCATACATATGCTCAGCAACGTTTGTCATACGATAAGAGCCGCTTACATCTCTTACTACTTCGCCATTTAAAGGCATTGGCTTGCGAACAGAATCTCCAAATCCAACGTCTACGATATAAGACTGATTTTTAACTGTCACAAGGTTTGTAGCGTGACTTCCTTCAATGGTCCACGTGCCATCGGGTTTTTTGACGGTAGCTGAAACGTACGAGACTTCATAACCGCTTTCTTTTAAC
The genomic region above belongs to Priestia megaterium and contains:
- a CDS encoding GNAT family N-acetyltransferase; its protein translation is MNIKVLTNKQDPSDAYFVRQKVFVEEQQVDVEQEIDEYDSEALHLVVYKGNAPIGAGRFRMVEDYGKAERICVLSSYRKDGVGKLLMDKLEEIAAEHEIEKIKLHAQTHAEGFYKKLGYVTVSGEFMDAGIPHVEMVKKLSKKH
- a CDS encoding YjcG family protein translates to MKFGVVLFPSKKLQDVANSYRKRYDSHYSLIPPHLTLKEVFEATEDQIDEIAANLRKIAEETNPFTLNVTKVSSFSPANNVIYLKVEQKPELTSLYNKLHEGNLEQPTEYSFIPHITIGQRLSDDEHLDVYSQLKLVDVAHEETVDRFHLMYQLENETWTVFETFRLGKG
- a CDS encoding alpha/beta hydrolase, whose product is MSESKRKLEEISFYSDALQEDVTLLVYLPSNYSTLYKYSLLIAQDGKDYVMYGRTPRLIDDLMNESEIDRTIFVGIPYKSVEDRRDKYHPEGKQVDAYIRFLAHELVPFLDKTYPTYQMGKSRVLIGDSLAATVSLLTAIAYPHTFGKVIMHSPFVNDAVLQTVNSFASPSLLDLYHVIGTEETDVKTTQDGILNFIEPNRLLHEQMKQRGYSIFYEEFNGNHTWKYWQKDVKRSLQYMLK
- a CDS encoding phosphatidylglycerophosphatase A family protein — protein: MTAKKIPTSKEVAKATFNLLEERGVTVLDIAEIVYDLQLPYHPALTIQECAESVERVLQKREIQHALLVGIELDKLAEQNKLSEPLQSIVEQDEGLFGVDETIALGAVLTYGSIAVTTFGYLDKVKVGIIEKLDCKKEKGVNTFLDDLVASVASSAASRLAHRQRDEQEQLQEGNPAT
- a CDS encoding GNAT family N-acetyltransferase; this encodes MDIIYRTAKLDDYTEVNKILGESLELHANALPSMFDNQMAVLSPEQYQATLYYATIDILVAQYRNQIIGASVVELKYNPPTTLAPLSYTAYIQYFGVKKGFQNYGVGKGLFSATKQWAVQKGANDLQLTVWAFNEKARAFYESLGLENLSYLMTTSLQP
- a CDS encoding MurR/RpiR family transcriptional regulator — encoded protein: MTQNCLGKIRSHYARFSEKEKKIANYILEQPEQIIHSTINEVADDLNVADATVFRFCKRIGFKGYQAMKIALAAEIMTPIQQIHEEIAETDNEKTIAEKIFRSNVRTLENTLQILEGNAIEKAVKLLMKADKVQFYGTGGSSVVAMDAFHKFVRTGIKTFAFIDSHFQLMSASQLTKQDVAVVISHSGTNKDTMNILNTAKANGAKTIGITGFPKSPLSQNVDVSLYTSSEETEYRSEALASRIGQLSLIDALYVNVMIANKDTSKHSLEKVRDAIAETRI
- the gnd gene encoding phosphogluconate dehydrogenase (NAD(+)-dependent, decarboxylating), whose amino-acid sequence is MKIGLIGLGKMGYNLSLNLMDNHHEVVAYDVNKEAVEKLSNEGAAGAFTIEELVNELPPSPKVVWVMVPAGEVTENVITELKDLLSEGDIVIDGGNSNYKESVRRAQDLQEKGIYFFDVGTSGGMEGARNGACTMIGGDAEAFRTIEPIFSDICVENGFMYAGKSGSGHFLKMVHNGVEYGMMQSIAEGFEVLEKSQFDFDYEAVARVWNNGSVVRSWLMELTENAFSKDPKLDSIKGVMQSSGEGKWTVETALDLQTATPVIALSLMMRYRSLEEDTFTGKVVAALRNEFGGHGVVNK
- the gntK gene encoding gluconokinase; protein product: MSKKYAIGVDIGTTSTKSVLFSVDGTVIANHGIEYPLYSPTPAMAEQDPEEIFQAVVRTIQTVVKTSDVKPEDILCVSFSSAMHSVIAVDQQGKPLTKCITWADNRSAEWTEKIKNEYNGHEIYLRTGTPIHPMSPLSKLTWLSNEQPELVKGTHKFISIKEYVFFKLFNEYVIDYSIASATGLFNLKNLAWDEEALKVAGVTTDQLSTPVSTMHQVKGLNTELAVEMHLLPDTPFIVGASDGVLSNLGVNAIEPGVVAVTIGTSGAIRAVTDKPVVDPKGRIFCYALTEDHWVIGGPVNNGGMIFRWARDQFGASEVETAKRLGKDPYEVLTDIAALVKPGADGLLFHPYLSGERAPLWDANAKGSFFGLGLHHKKEHMIRAVLEGVIFNLYTVLLALEELIGEPTKIQATGGFARSALWRQMMADIFNQEVSVPESFESSCLGAVILGLYSLGEVDSLNVVSDMVGATNHHYPIKENSEVYKELTTIYIRLARLFKEEYESITAFQKKYVH